A window of the Hyphomicrobiales bacterium genome harbors these coding sequences:
- a CDS encoding EexN family lipoprotein, with protein MKKIALILLSSTLAACSPSGKPDKGNLPTVDELALNPERLKKLRQQCKLDRPMLGDQLCNRVAEATRKRFYEDGDVPYTTPKEPPKF; from the coding sequence ATGAAGAAGATTGCTCTCATATTGCTTTCCTCGACACTGGCAGCCTGCAGCCCATCCGGGAAACCAGATAAAGGCAACCTTCCGACGGTCGATGAATTAGCGCTCAATCCTGAGCGGCTGAAAAAGTTGCGCCAGCAATGCAAGTTGGATCGTCCTATGCTGGGCGACCAACTATGTAACCGGGTTGCCGAGGCTACGCGAAAGCGCTTTTACGAAGATGGCGATGTGCCCTACACCACACCTAAAGAGCCGCCGAAGTTCTAA
- a CDS encoding multidrug efflux SMR transporter: MGWIYLVLAGLFEIGWPVGLKMAQEPTSRWSGVAVAVSFMTISGAFLWLAQRQIPIGTAYAVWTGIGAAGTFLVGIHFYGDPTSLMRYLGVALIILGVITLKLSS, encoded by the coding sequence ATGGGCTGGATCTATCTTGTTTTGGCTGGATTGTTTGAAATCGGATGGCCGGTCGGGCTGAAAATGGCGCAAGAGCCAACATCGCGTTGGAGTGGGGTCGCAGTAGCCGTCTCTTTCATGACAATTAGCGGCGCCTTCCTATGGCTTGCTCAGCGTCAGATACCGATTGGGACTGCTTATGCGGTGTGGACGGGTATCGGAGCGGCGGGAACGTTCTTAGTCGGAATTCATTTCTATGGCGACCCAACCTCCCTGATGCGATACCTTGGCGTGGCGCTGATCATCCTGGGCGTTATCACGCTCAAGTTATCGAGTTGA